GATcagttttacaatttttatgatacGAACAATTacactaaaaataatttgaaaaatattaatattttttattatcatattaataaaaaaatttataatacttgcATTATTATCGTTGCGTATAGGTGATACTGTGGAATTTGGACACAATATTCCATAACATTTAGGAATAATAGAACTTTCTGAAACTGTTACTGATTcatcttttgttaaaaattgttcatcTTCTTTATTGGTAGTATTCATTTGATAGATTTCAAATGTTGGCTTTATAGAACTATTAATGGTTGCAAGTGAAGAAATATTAGTAAAAGTAGAACTACTAAATGTAGAACTTTCTGTACTTGAAGATTTTGATAGTTCTGTAGATGAccatttatctattaatgaATAAGATGTAGTTTTTGGCACTTCTATTACTGACATATTTGAATCCgagcttttatttttccaaaattccgtaaaatttaaaaaagatgtaCTAGTGGAAAATGAAGtactattaattttagtttctGTCATTATAGGTTCTTCCGTCGTCTCTTTAACAGCTTTAGTTACAACtgtataatatctaattgataataaaatataatggaacttttatctttcttcgttgtatttagataattattaataaaatatacatcacTGTTACCTTGTACTTGAAGTATATTCCATCGTACTTCCTTCTTCAGAAGATGATGTATCATTGATAGATTTAAGCGTTCTACCATCATTctcttgataaataatttcagttgtatttgtttcattataaattaatttgtgtgTCGAATATTCTGTCTCAATTTTTAACGTTGAACTCATCGaatgaatttcatttgaaacatTAGAAAATGTTCGAGGTTCTAACGAGACTGTTTCAGTTTGAGATATCTCTTTACTTGTAACAGGATACATAGTCGAAATATCGGTAATAAACGGAGTACTTTCTACATTGCTTTTACTAATGTTATTACTAGTATCGGTACTACTACtaatactactactactactactactagtactactactactactactactactactactactactaaaaaaattaacatcgtTTTTATAACTTAAAGTGGTCGTTTCTATAGAAGGGTACCATATTGTATAGAAATGATTGGTGCTTTTAAAGGAAGTTGAAGGTTGCGTTGTTATGGAAGTACTCATTGACGATGATGTATCAATTTCTGGCAGTGCCGATGACTTTGTAAGTAAAGTAAAGGCAGTACTTCTTTCTTCGTTATCAGTCTCAAATGTTTCTTCGAAAAACGAAGTagtcgataaaaaattatagacatTGCAAAATGGTCCACTATAAAATATTGGACAAATGCAAGTAAAACTGTTGATACCATCGATACAAGTACCTCCGTTCTCACAATTTGCAAATTTGGATTCACaatcatcatattttaattcacatAATGCACCATGATAATCTGGTACACAGTAACAAACTTGATGTTCGTCCTCGAATAAGcatattgcattatttttgCAAGGATTTTCTTCGCAGGGTACAATCGTTTTATCGCAATCTTTACCTGTATATCCttatgaagaatttttaatatgatattaaattcgtaataacacaaacatattttaaaataaatcattttctaaattattaataagaataaattgtaatttaccAAATAAACAAGCACAAGTATACGACGCAGGAATATTAATGCAAAGACCACCATTCTTACATGGCGATGTAAGACATTCATTGATATCTTCATCACATAATCGACCTGTCCAacctttgaaatttaatttatctaaatactTAAATTGAGACATagactatttaaattatttaaaaaaaaaaaaacgtcgtACCTTCAGAACAAcgacaaaagaaagaaaatccagGTCCTTCCATACATTCACCTCcatttttacatattgtattattacaaACCGAGGCGTCAATTTCGCAATAATCtcctaaaaaagaaataatattagataaagtagataaaaaaaatttaatttttacacattAATTTTACCTGAGTACCCATCAGGACATTGACAAGTAATACCATCGTAATCGAGACAAGTTCCGTTATTTAGACAGGGTTGATTCGAACATTCGCTATATTTTTGCTCGCAGTTTATACCTAAAAATATGTGTAATACaatgtgaaataatattttataatattgtagtcatgtaaaaatataattttcaattttttttccaatcatttaaataagtaGAAGAACAAATACgctatttaataattcccTCTGCTAACAATGTCAAGAGATCGTTTTCGCACGTGCTATGAAAAGTAAACGAAGGAATCGTAAATTACCTACAAACCCTTCGGCACAGGTGCAGTTATAAGCAGCAACAGCATCGTTGCATGTTCCTCCGTTTAGGCAAGGATTAGACCAACAATCATTCCAATTGATTTCGCAATTGATTCCAGTGTAACCGTCGATACAGTAGCAAGAATAAGTGCTGTATTATATACGGGACGAATgactaatatattaattttaaatatttatataaaatcatcttttttattcaattttttttcttcttttgaacattaaaaaatataaaaatataaaaaataaaataaagaatgaaaatttatttattttgcgttataataattgatttatataccTGTTTATATCTTCTAAACATATTCCGTACATACAAGGATCTCCGCTACAATTCAGACCTTGTGAAAAACTGATCGTTAAGAGGAAAAATATTGCcagaataaaagatttttcatttagaaatttttcaatgctCATCCTTTTATAATGCattctgaataaaaataatataactcttatatacatgtacgtttgttatagattattacaaatttttacatgaaaaatatattggctTATAGagttatagaataaatttcataaaaaaaaatttgatttatgtaTGAGTATAGATGTATATGgaacaatatatttacaatatattattattttgataatttaaaattaattaaaattttatctatttctattttaaaaaattaaagtaacgTGAACCGCAAATAATATGCACTCATCGATTTATATGTACTTTTTCtcaataatataactattcGAATATGATACATGTAGATATACTTTAACTGCTATTTGTTATAGGTAGTTGATCACTTGGTAGTCTTAGCAACGCTAGTACTATACAACAAACAATGATACTTGTCGGTTACGCTTGCGTGAAATTtgctttatcaataataaattttattcaattttaaaaatattaatgttacgaATCGGTACAACGTAACATTTAACTAGTCTAATAATACAATTGGAATAGAgtcaattattaatgaaagattaattccatttctatttttatgatatatatatataaaatattttataaatacgaattttatttcatactttaatttttgttttttttttttaattaacaattaaatacaacaataatgaaaatatgaatactAAAATGCAAATATCAGATACAAGATTCCAATTTCTGACTAAAACTAAGCATACAGACAAacactttttttcatataataaaactactttttttcatataataatatcattatgaataaaaatattttatgtgaattttcataatctaattataataatctaataatcctctcatattttgattaatcgcttttatacaaaaattaatacaacatATAGATacatagtatataaatataattgcattatataatctgatgattttcttaaacatatatatactctGACAAAATTCTCTATGATTAGTTGTTAGAATCTTATAAGTGATTCTCTTCAAAGTTATCATTATTgtttatgaatatgaatattcagGATATAACGGAACCAAAAGAAGTGGAAGAAGTGTTCATATCTCATTTGAAGGAGAATAAAATCTTCCAGGAACAACAACTATGGACTGTTGGTTATTCATCACTGGGTGGTCGTGGTATGTTCGCCACTCGAGACATCAAACAAAACGAATTGATCTTCATCGATGCACCTTTGATAGTCGGGCCAAAATGCTTAAATAAACAGACAAAAATGTGCATATGTTGTTACAAGAATGAATGCCCGCTGTTTCCATGCGATAAAGGTTGCGGTTTGCCAGTTTGTTCCATTCAATGTGAGAATTCGCCGAACCATGTGAACGAATGTGAATATCTGAGATCATTGATACCGACTTGCGGTACCGATTGGTGCTTGAATTTACTGTTAGCTATGATACCGATTCGTGGCCTTTTTATGACGAAAATGCAGCGTAAATGTTTGGCCACTCttcaatacaataaaaatctattttcaaagTATGAGGTacaatttatgttaataatttattttaattaatattatattaataatcatttaaaaatgatatttttaataaaaagaaatttaaaaaaaaaattaacttaatataaatgcgatatatatattttaacatttgttttaacatttaaaaaataaaagtttaaatctagatttaaaattattgaatttgtttcgttattgatatattcataataataaatattaaaatttgaagattaatagaaaagaaaaaaaattgtgaaatattatttatataaataattcttaaacttCTAATATGAtactaataattgtaatagctaattgtaataactaataattaataatcattattgacattaatattttaataaataaaattaatatttaataataaaattataaaataattatattataaaatattttttttacataatttaacatttttatcttttattattatgaaattatatttctatgcgAAAAGATTGAATTGCTCAAGAAAAATGTGATGAATTCTCCAAGCGACGAAGACATAGAGATGATGGAACGTGTATGCAGAGCTTTTAACACAAATTCGTTTGAAACGATTTGTGTTCATGACAAAGaccattttacaaatttacgaGGACTTTATCCCCTGGGTTCATTGCAAAACCATTGCTGTATACCGAATACAAGACattatttcgatgaaaaatttcgattatatgTTAGGGCTGCTCTTCCAATTTCTGCTGGAGAGGAGATCACTATGTCCTACACAAGTTTATTTTGGGATACAACATTGCGGCGGCAATTTCTGAACGtgactaaaaatttttcttgcatGTGTAAAAGATGTAGTGATCCTACggtaattatatagatataataattatttttaattttataaacaattcaaataatttcatcaaaaataattgaaatataagaatattttttttaattatattaggaatttaattccaaattaAGTGCACTTTTGTGTGCATCTGATAAATGTTCTGGAGAATTATT
This DNA window, taken from Apis mellifera strain DH4 linkage group LG12, Amel_HAv3.1, whole genome shotgun sequence, encodes the following:
- the LOC726433 gene encoding protein eyes shut, encoding MYIRVILFLFRMHYKRMSIEKFLNEKSFILAIFFLLTISFSQGLNCSGDPCMYGICLEDINSTYSCYCIDGYTGINCEINWNDCWSNPCLNGGTCNDAVAAYNCTCAEGFVGINCEQKYSECSNQPCLNNGTCLDYDGITCQCPDGYSGDYCEIDASVCNNTICKNGGECMEGPGFSFFCRCSEGWTGRLCDEDINECLTSPCKNGGLCINIPASYTCACLFGYTGKDCDKTIVPCEENPCKNNAICLFEDEHQVCYCVPDYHGALCELKYDDCESKFANCENGGTCIDGINSFTCICPIFYSGPFCNVYNFLSTTSFFEETFETDNEERSTAFTLLTKSSALPEIDTSSSMSTSITTQPSTSFKSTNHFYTIWYPSIETTTLSYKNDVNFFSSSSSSSSSSSSTSSSSSSSISSSTDTSNNISKSNVESTPFITDISTMYPVTSKEISQTETVSLEPRTFSNVSNEIHSMSSTLKIETEYSTHKLIYNETNTTEIIYQENDGRTLKSINDTSSSEEGSTMEYTSSTRYYTVVTKAVKETTEEPIMTETKINSTSFSTSTSFLNFTEFWKNKSSDSNMSVIEVPKTTSYSLIDKWSSTELSKSSSTESSTFSSSTFTNISSLATINSSIKPTFEIYQMNTTNKEDEQFLTKDESVTVSESSIIPKCYGILCPNSTVSPIRNDNNCNCSYHKNCKTDPNIMHAAFNGKSYARQYVDVEISNDNNATLKIFVRLRTHFKDGIILHVYFDDEKYALVYLEYGSLKFQFSCGVETMLLGEIDSLINNGYEADIDTRFQYFMKNETNKCSARLLVNGTTAVSGEQILPLRGNLPRHANLHLGGIPLVFSHYFAHVSMGFTGCMNSLKVNDISRHFIHDSIETFQIEDCISFLCLSNPCQNFGACEEINNTVHCRCIAGYTGPFCERSTCDENPCALGATCINSPGTGFICVCPLGTHGLLCEKDTIIMRPSFSVLVPGFSSYVAYGISNSIKDTMELKLKLIPRTYEQISLIAYLGQSGSHQDLSDHLSITYVRGYIMLTWDLGAGVRRIFTNVPLITTTTASMNKNIAYTIRIGRRGRDAWLAVDGIGNVTGRVAGSMTRLDVSPILYIGGHKSKNFESLPHDLPLHTGFSGCIFDIELRTKTTIYSITNSSPATGRGVGECHRNECIHHLCKNGAVCLNHGATYSCICTKDWMGSDCSIPIEILSSVNPFSCHNSK
- the LOC726471 gene encoding SET domain-containing protein SmydA-8 isoform X2 codes for the protein MNMNIQDITEPKEVEEVFISHLKENKIFQEQQLWTVGYSSLGGRGMFATRDIKQNELIFIDAPLIVGPKCLNKQTKMCICCYKNECPLFPCDKGCGLPVCSIQCENSPNHVNECEYLRSLIPTCGTDWCLNLLLAMIPIRGLFMTKMQRKCLATLQYNKNLFSKYEIELLKKNVMNSPSDEDIEMMERVCRAFNTNSFETICVHDKDHFTNLRGLYPLGSLQNHCCIPNTRHYFDEKFRLYVRAALPISAGEEITMSYTSLFWDTTLRRQFLNVTKNFSCMCKRCSDPTEFNSKLSALLCASDKCSGELLPKNPLNMRTSWICNKCSITVNHRQICSIRSGLAAIIEEIIYKTPREIFKFLEKDLSIIVPQSNYLIMDVKFRIISYYGRSNDLQWKDLSDIELDIKANYCNDLLSVLDILNSGDSTKKGLILYELYCTNLEKMKRFEQSDIQK
- the LOC726471 gene encoding SET domain-containing protein SmydA-8 isoform X1, with amino-acid sequence MNMNIQDITEPKEVEEVFISHLKENKIFQEQQLWTVGYSSLGGRGMFATRDIKQNELIFIDAPLIVGPKCLNKQTKMCICCYKNECPLFPCDKGCGLPVCSIQCENSPNHVNECEYLRSLIPTCGTDWCLNLLLAMIPIRGLFMTKMQRKCLATLQYNKNLFSKYEIELLKKNVMNSPSDEDIEMMERVCRAFNTNSFETICVHDKDHFTNLRGLYPLGSLQNHCCIPNTRHYFDEKFRLYVRAALPISAGEEITMSYTSLFWDTTLRRQFLNVTKNFSCMCKRCSDPTEFNSKLSALLCASDKCSGELLPKNPLNMRTSWICNKCSITVNHRQICSIRSGLAAIIEEIIYKTPREIFKFLEKDLSIIVPQSNYLIMDVKFRIISYYGRSNDLQWKDLSDIELDIKANYCNDLLSVLDILNSGDSTKKGLILYELYCTNLEKMKRFEQSDIQKIDENQRLLKEVINILQNDAISAVRFEYDQQYFKK